The proteins below are encoded in one region of Tachypleus tridentatus isolate NWPU-2018 chromosome 4, ASM421037v1, whole genome shotgun sequence:
- the LOC143248116 gene encoding uncharacterized protein LOC143248116 codes for MASFAADACVACPDDEITDEEGADNKDLCRNRIEVVSKATLHLTSKSTVPRCAWRTALILMCLTALCVLCFFYTWKYKPREERNVLKNRVEHKQLGDEKITTDELDILEAMPLIPECEKKVSAKNVKKTKTNIPRKQKVTKRTTLETIYENDLGERNTLRETPASKQGKAIKEYIQRPLFPRNVNNYDELIIVKPNSKQGHRKKKVVILIENSDSQDTFIIGKVRKET; via the exons ATGGCATCTTTTGCTGCTGACGCCTGTGTAGCTTGTCCTGATGacgaaattactgatgaagaaggagctgataataaagatctttgtagaa ATCGAATTGAAGTGGTTTCGAAGGCTACGCTTCACTTGACTTCAAAATCTACAGTTCCAAGATGCGCTTGGCGAACAGCACTCATTTTGATGTGTCTTactgctttgtg CGTACTTTGTTTTTTCTACACCTGGAAATATAAACCTCGGGAAGaacggaatgttttgaaaaaccgtgTCGAACACAAACAGCTTGGTGATGAAAAGATAACCACTGATGAATTGGATATTttggaggctatgccactgatccctgaatgtgagaagaaggtctctgcaaaaaatgttaagaagacaaaaactaatattCCAAGAAAGCAAAAAGTGACCAAACGAACAACCCTGGAGACAATATATGAAAACGACCTAGGAGAAAGGAATActttg AGAGAAACACCAGCGTCAAAACAAGGAAAAGCTATTAAAGAATATATCCAGCGACCTCTGTTTCCTAGAAATGTGAACAATTACGATGAACTTATTATCGTTAAACCAAATAGTAAACAAGGACAtcgaaaaaaaaaggttgttattCTCATTGAAAATTCTGACAGCCAAGATACGTTTATCATTGGAAAAGTTCGGAAAGAAAcctga